In the Aliarcobacter cryaerophilus genome, one interval contains:
- a CDS encoding 5'-methylthioadenosine/adenosylhomocysteine nucleosidase has product MTKLAIMGAMQEEIDPLLEFFKDYKTIEYADNKYYEVNYKGFDIVIAHSKIGKVFASLTASTLIQKFSCDTLLFSGVAGAINPKLNIGDMIVATKLCQHDLDITAFGHPNGFVPGGKVFVDSSKELLEIAKKVAVTENLKVIEGVIATGDQFVHSNERKDFIEKTFNADALEMEGASVAVVCDSLNVPFFILRAISDSANGEANFDFDEFLNSSAKISSNYLVKIVDELIKK; this is encoded by the coding sequence ATGACTAAATTAGCAATTATGGGAGCTATGCAAGAAGAAATTGATCCTCTTTTAGAGTTCTTTAAAGATTATAAAACAATAGAATATGCAGATAATAAGTATTATGAGGTAAATTATAAGGGTTTTGACATTGTAATTGCACACTCTAAAATTGGAAAAGTTTTTGCAAGTTTAACTGCAAGCACTTTAATTCAAAAATTCTCTTGTGATACTCTACTTTTCTCAGGTGTTGCAGGAGCAATAAATCCAAAACTAAATATTGGTGATATGATAGTTGCTACAAAACTTTGCCAACATGATTTGGATATAACAGCATTTGGACATCCTAATGGTTTTGTTCCAGGTGGAAAAGTTTTTGTTGATAGTTCTAAGGAACTTTTGGAAATAGCAAAAAAAGTAGCAGTTACTGAGAACTTAAAAGTTATTGAGGGAGTTATTGCAACTGGTGATCAATTTGTTCATTCAAATGAGAGAAAAGATTTTATTGAAAAAACTTTTAATGCTGATGCTTTAGAGATGGAAGGTGCTAGCGTTGCTGTTGTTTGTGATTCATTAAATGTTCCTTTTTTTATTTTAAGAGCTATTAGTGATAGTGCTAATGGTGAAGCAAATTTTGATTTTGATGAGTTTTTAAATAGCAGTGCAAAAATATCAAGTAACTATTTAGTAAAAATTGTTGATGAGTTGATTAAAAAATAG
- a CDS encoding FKBP-type peptidyl-prolyl cis-trans isomerase has translation MSNKVIGIEYTLKDAKTGEQLDTNVGQAPLEFVSGKGQIIKGLEDKLVNMSANEEADVLVEPKDGYGEYNDEAVQTLPKEQFAGIELSEGMSLYGQGEHGETIQVVVKSFDDTSVTIDYNHPMAGRTLMFSVAILSLRDATEEEIQSGVVGGFAAMGGGCCGGGGCGTGHDHDDHDHGHSHGGGCGTGGGHGGCGCH, from the coding sequence ATGTCAAATAAAGTAATTGGAATAGAATATACACTAAAAGATGCAAAAACTGGTGAACAACTAGATACAAATGTAGGACAAGCGCCGTTAGAGTTTGTTTCAGGAAAAGGTCAAATAATAAAAGGTTTAGAAGATAAACTTGTAAATATGTCTGCAAATGAAGAGGCTGATGTTTTAGTTGAGCCTAAAGATGGTTATGGTGAGTATAATGATGAAGCAGTTCAAACTTTACCAAAAGAGCAATTTGCTGGAATTGAGTTAAGTGAAGGAATGAGTCTTTATGGTCAAGGTGAGCATGGAGAGACTATTCAAGTAGTTGTAAAATCTTTTGATGATACAAGTGTAACAATTGATTATAATCATCCAATGGCTGGAAGAACTTTAATGTTTTCAGTTGCAATATTAAGCTTAAGAGATGCAACAGAAGAAGAGATTCAATCAGGTGTTGTTGGTGGATTTGCTGCTATGGGTGGTGGATGCTGTGGAGGAGGTGGTTGTGGAACTGGACATGACCATGATGATCACGATCACGGACATAGCCATGGAGGTGGTTGTGGAACTGGTGGTGGACACGGTGGATGTGGTTGCCACTAA
- a CDS encoding OmpA family protein — MKKLGLYSVLVSALLFTTGCSEKNADVNDVVAPDSSSVEAPIQDGTLLERAGNGNYYMINGQRVLIEHVYFDFDKYNLTPANKDKAVSNASKLSQVSSDTTIKVFGNTDEWGSDEYNYALGLKRANSVKDVLVANGVKTNVTMVSLGESNPVCTEKTKECWAENRRVEHELEK, encoded by the coding sequence ATGAAAAAGTTAGGTCTTTATTCAGTTTTAGTTTCGGCTTTACTATTTACTACAGGTTGTAGCGAAAAAAATGCTGATGTAAATGATGTTGTAGCACCAGATAGCTCATCTGTTGAGGCACCAATCCAAGATGGTACTCTTTTAGAAAGAGCTGGTAATGGAAACTATTATATGATTAATGGTCAAAGAGTTTTAATTGAGCATGTTTATTTTGATTTTGATAAATACAATTTAACACCTGCTAATAAAGACAAGGCTGTAAGCAATGCTTCTAAACTTTCACAAGTTTCTTCTGATACTACAATTAAAGTATTCGGAAACACTGACGAATGGGGAAGTGATGAGTACAATTATGCTTTAGGTTTAAAAAGAGCAAATTCTGTTAAAGATGTTTTAGTAGCAAATGGTGTAAAAACTAATGTTACAATGGTATCTTTAGGTGAGAGCAATCCAGTTTGTACTGAAAAAACTAAAGAGTGTTGGGCAGAAAACAGAAGAGTTGAGCACGAATTAGAAAAATAA
- the tolB gene encoding Tol-Pal system protein TolB: MKKIFLLIAIFISSVFAEVDGHLDIVKKGMVLPKVGVSIASDSLEKETLSKIKKALIDDFNVSGHFEVANVSSVSTYDSLPDILGLSNQGVNLFVNLSAKKDGNGNYTLMTKLYDINSRALVLEKNYTTSLEERFVFLAHKAAISINDHFKAPSISWMDRFVVFSVYEGPGKADIMIGDYTLTYKKRVVSGGLNIFPKWADKEQKTIYYTSYNYKKPTLVKLNIYNRSKDVIMDSDGMLACSDVNADGTKLLVTASPTGQPDVFLYDTRTRAKKQITTYSGIDVGGQFVENDSKIVFVSDRLGNPNIFAQTIGSSGVERLVFHSNNNSSVTSSGNNVIFSSKDASNELGKSFNLYLISTKSDSLKRLTSSGVNQFPKFSSDGQSVLFIKTDGTSSVGIIRLEHNKSFLFPLAGKRIQSIDW; the protein is encoded by the coding sequence ATGAAAAAAATATTTTTATTGATAGCTATATTTATTAGCTCTGTTTTTGCAGAAGTTGATGGTCACTTAGATATTGTTAAAAAAGGTATGGTTTTACCAAAAGTTGGTGTTTCAATTGCTAGTGATAGTTTAGAAAAAGAGACTTTAAGTAAGATAAAAAAGGCACTTATAGATGATTTCAATGTAAGTGGACACTTTGAAGTTGCAAATGTTTCATCTGTATCAACTTATGATAGTTTACCAGATATTTTAGGTTTATCAAATCAAGGTGTAAATTTATTTGTAAATCTTTCAGCAAAAAAAGATGGAAATGGTAACTATACTTTAATGACAAAGTTGTATGATATAAATTCAAGAGCTTTGGTTTTGGAAAAAAATTATACAACTTCACTTGAGGAGAGATTTGTTTTTTTAGCACATAAAGCAGCTATTTCTATAAATGACCATTTTAAAGCTCCTAGTATATCTTGGATGGATAGATTTGTAGTGTTTTCAGTTTATGAAGGTCCAGGAAAAGCTGATATTATGATAGGTGATTATACTTTAACTTATAAAAAAAGAGTTGTAAGCGGTGGTCTTAATATATTTCCAAAATGGGCAGATAAAGAGCAAAAAACTATTTACTATACATCTTATAACTACAAAAAACCAACTTTGGTTAAGTTAAATATATATAATAGAAGTAAAGATGTAATTATGGATTCTGATGGAATGTTGGCTTGTTCAGATGTAAATGCGGATGGAACGAAACTTTTAGTAACAGCTTCTCCAACAGGTCAACCAGATGTATTTTTGTATGACACAAGAACAAGAGCAAAAAAACAGATAACAACTTATAGTGGAATTGATGTTGGTGGACAATTTGTTGAAAATGATAGTAAAATAGTTTTTGTATCAGATAGATTAGGAAATCCAAATATTTTTGCTCAAACTATTGGATCAAGTGGTGTTGAAAGATTAGTTTTTCATAGCAACAACAACTCATCAGTTACTTCAAGTGGAAATAATGTAATTTTTAGTAGTAAAGATGCAAGTAATGAGTTAGGTAAAAGTTTTAATCTATATCTTATTTCAACAAAATCAGATAGTTTAAAAAGATTAACTTCAAGTGGTGTAAATCAGTTTCCGAAATTTTCTAGTGATGGACAAAGTGTTTTATTTATAAAAACTGATGGAACTAGTTCTGTTGGTATCATTAGATTAGAGCACAATAAATCGTTTTTATTCCCATTGGCAGGAAAAAGAATTCAGTCAATTGACTGGTAA
- the aspA gene encoding aspartate ammonia-lyase, with translation MEKLHRIEKDFLGEKEIEFDKYYGIQTLRAKENFNITTIGINLFPNFIISLAKVKKACALTNFELGDLTQIQKDAIVKACDRIIAGEFHDQFIVDPIQGGAGTSTNMNANEVIANIALEILGEPKGSYNIIHPNNHVNMSQSTNDAYPTAIKITLYELIFKLQDSLKILRDAFYGKAVEFKDILKMGRTQLQDAVPMTLGQEFKTYATMIDDDINRLSKAQELLKEVNLGATAIGTGINTKPEYQKLVIKHLQDVTKTDYYMARDMIEATQDTSTFVHISGRFKSIAIKVSKICNDLRLLSSGPRAGLNEINLPPMQPGSSIMPGKVNPVIPEVVNQVAFDVIGADVTISMASEHGQLQLNVFEPIIAYKLFISINMMRRAFESLAEKCIKGITANPEVCMNNVLNSATLVTSLNPILGYEKSSAVAKEALRTGKRVYDILLEQKLFTKEELEELLQPKNMVQNYDKI, from the coding sequence ATGGAAAAACTACACAGAATTGAGAAAGATTTTTTAGGTGAAAAAGAGATAGAGTTTGATAAATATTATGGAATCCAAACTCTAAGAGCAAAAGAAAATTTTAATATTACTACAATTGGAATAAACCTTTTTCCAAATTTTATTATCTCTCTTGCGAAAGTTAAAAAAGCTTGTGCTTTAACAAACTTTGAGCTAGGAGATTTAACACAAATCCAAAAAGATGCAATTGTTAAAGCTTGTGATAGAATTATTGCTGGTGAATTTCATGATCAATTTATAGTTGACCCAATTCAAGGAGGAGCTGGTACATCTACAAATATGAATGCAAATGAAGTTATCGCAAATATAGCTTTGGAAATTTTAGGAGAACCAAAAGGTTCATACAATATTATTCATCCAAATAACCATGTAAATATGAGTCAATCTACAAATGATGCATACCCAACTGCAATTAAAATTACACTTTATGAACTAATTTTTAAATTACAAGATAGTCTAAAAATATTACGAGATGCTTTTTATGGAAAAGCTGTTGAATTTAAAGATATTTTAAAAATGGGAAGAACTCAACTTCAAGATGCAGTTCCAATGACTTTGGGGCAAGAGTTTAAAACTTATGCAACAATGATTGATGATGATATAAATAGGCTTTCAAAAGCTCAAGAACTTCTAAAAGAGGTAAATCTTGGGGCAACAGCTATTGGAACTGGAATAAATACAAAACCAGAGTATCAAAAACTTGTAATTAAACATTTACAAGATGTTACAAAAACAGATTATTATATGGCAAGAGATATGATTGAGGCAACCCAAGATACAAGTACTTTTGTACATATCTCTGGAAGATTTAAATCAATTGCTATAAAAGTATCAAAAATTTGTAACGATTTAAGACTTTTAAGTAGTGGTCCTCGTGCAGGTTTAAATGAGATAAATCTTCCACCAATGCAACCAGGAAGTTCAATAATGCCTGGAAAAGTAAATCCTGTTATACCTGAAGTTGTAAATCAAGTTGCTTTTGACGTAATTGGAGCTGATGTTACAATATCAATGGCAAGTGAACATGGACAACTTCAACTAAATGTGTTTGAGCCAATAATTGCATATAAACTATTTATCTCTATAAATATGATGAGAAGAGCATTTGAAAGTTTAGCTGAAAAATGTATCAAAGGAATTACAGCTAATCCTGAAGTTTGTATGAATAATGTTTTAAATTCAGCTACTTTGGTAACTTCTTTAAATCCGATTTTGGGATATGAAAAAAGTTCAGCAGTTGCAAAAGAGGCTTTAAGAACTGGAAAAAGAGTTTATGATATTTTGTTGGAGCAAAAACTATTTACAAAAGAGGAGTTAGAAGAACTTCTTCAACCAAAAAATATGGTTCAAAATTATGATAAAATCTAA
- a CDS encoding biopolymer transporter ExbD, with protein MFDFNQKPDLNITPLVDIMLVLLAILMVTAPVIEFEEPINLPTGSKSQQSQDVAKIDIIITKDRIVTLNKNKVEISNFADNFLLFSKGKDQNTPIHIRADKSLKYDDIVYVLKSVKEAGFFKVALVTDG; from the coding sequence TTGTTTGATTTTAATCAAAAACCAGATTTAAATATTACACCGTTGGTTGATATTATGCTTGTACTTCTTGCAATTTTAATGGTTACAGCACCTGTTATTGAGTTTGAAGAACCTATAAATCTTCCAACAGGAAGTAAATCTCAACAATCTCAAGATGTTGCTAAAATTGATATTATTATTACAAAAGATAGAATTGTTACTTTAAATAAAAATAAGGTTGAAATATCAAATTTTGCAGATAACTTTTTGCTCTTTTCAAAAGGTAAAGATCAAAATACTCCAATACATATAAGAGCAGACAAAAGCTTGAAATATGATGATATTGTATATGTTCTAAAATCAGTTAAAGAAGCTGGTTTCTTCAAAGTTGCTTTAGTAACAGATGGATAA
- the atpC gene encoding ATP synthase F1 subunit epsilon, which translates to MDTIKLSIVTPTGSIFNGDVKTVTLPGKEGEFGVLPGHSSLVSTLSVGVIVIEKIDSTEAVAINWGHVKVDEKSVDVLVDGAIALTGGKDSEISKNLEAAKELVNSVKDSKVSMAAVEAKINSFA; encoded by the coding sequence ATGGATACAATTAAATTATCAATAGTTACTCCAACTGGTAGCATATTTAATGGTGATGTTAAAACTGTAACTCTCCCTGGAAAAGAGGGAGAGTTTGGTGTTTTACCTGGACACTCATCATTAGTATCAACTCTTAGTGTTGGTGTAATTGTTATTGAAAAAATAGATTCTACTGAAGCTGTTGCTATTAACTGGGGACATGTTAAGGTAGATGAAAAATCAGTTGATGTATTAGTTGATGGAGCTATTGCATTAACAGGCGGAAAAGATTCAGAAATTTCAAAAAATCTTGAAGCTGCAAAAGAGTTGGTAAACTCAGTTAAAGATTCTAAAGTATCTATGGCTGCAGTTGAAGCAAAAATTAATTCATTTGCATAA
- the atpD gene encoding F0F1 ATP synthase subunit beta yields the protein MKGKIIQVMGPVVDVEFDGYLPEINEAIDVSGIASGKDRLVLEVAAHIGDGRVRAIAMDMTDGLIRGQECIATGGPIKVPVGEAVLGRIFNVIGDPVDEGAPIPADVERWSIHRSAPAFEEQSTKTEMFETGIKVVDLLAPYSKGGKVGLFGGAGVGKTVIIMELIHNVAFKHSGYSVFAGVGERTREGNDLYHEMKDSNVLDKVALCYGQMSEPPGARNRIALTGLTMAEYFRDEKGLDVLMFVDNIFRFAQSGSEMSALLGRIPSAVGYQPTLASEMGKLQERITSTSKGSITSVQAVYVPADDLTDPAPASVFAHLDATTVLNRKIAEKGIYPAVDPLDSTSRILSADIIGQEHYNTARGVQSVLQKYKDLQDIIAILGMDELSEADKLVVARARKIERFLSQPFFVAEVFTGSPGKYVELKDTIAGFQGILDGKYDHIPEMAFYMVGGIDEVLAKAEKMK from the coding sequence ATGAAAGGTAAAATTATTCAGGTAATGGGTCCAGTCGTTGACGTAGAGTTCGATGGATACTTACCAGAAATTAACGAAGCTATTGATGTATCTGGTATTGCATCAGGTAAAGATAGATTAGTATTAGAAGTAGCAGCGCATATTGGTGATGGAAGAGTTAGAGCTATCGCAATGGATATGACAGACGGATTAATAAGAGGTCAGGAGTGTATAGCTACTGGTGGACCTATTAAAGTTCCAGTTGGTGAAGCGGTTTTAGGAAGAATTTTTAACGTTATTGGTGATCCAGTTGACGAAGGTGCTCCTATTCCTGCAGATGTTGAAAGATGGTCTATTCATAGATCTGCTCCTGCTTTTGAAGAGCAATCAACAAAAACAGAGATGTTTGAAACAGGTATCAAAGTTGTTGACCTTTTAGCACCATATTCAAAAGGTGGAAAAGTTGGACTATTTGGTGGTGCTGGAGTTGGAAAAACAGTTATTATTATGGAATTAATCCATAACGTTGCATTTAAACACTCTGGATACTCTGTATTTGCTGGAGTTGGTGAAAGAACAAGAGAAGGAAATGACCTTTATCATGAGATGAAAGATTCAAACGTTCTTGATAAAGTTGCACTGTGCTATGGTCAAATGAGTGAACCACCAGGTGCTAGAAATAGAATTGCACTTACAGGTCTTACAATGGCTGAATATTTTAGAGATGAAAAAGGACTAGATGTTCTTATGTTCGTTGATAATATCTTTAGATTTGCACAATCAGGTTCTGAAATGTCAGCACTTTTAGGAAGAATTCCTTCAGCTGTTGGATACCAACCAACACTTGCAAGCGAAATGGGTAAATTACAAGAGAGAATTACTTCAACTTCTAAAGGTTCTATTACTTCAGTTCAAGCTGTTTACGTTCCAGCGGATGACTTAACGGATCCAGCACCAGCTTCTGTTTTTGCTCACTTAGATGCAACTACAGTTTTAAATAGAAAAATTGCAGAAAAAGGTATTTATCCAGCAGTTGATCCACTAGATTCAACATCAAGAATCTTAAGTGCAGATATTATTGGACAAGAACACTATAACACTGCAAGAGGTGTTCAATCGGTTCTTCAAAAATATAAAGATTTACAAGATATTATTGCAATTCTTGGTATGGACGAATTATCAGAAGCTGATAAACTTGTAGTTGCACGTGCAAGAAAAATTGAAAGATTCTTATCACAACCATTCTTCGTTGCTGAAGTATTTACAGGAAGTCCTGGAAAATATGTTGAGTTGAAAGATACAATAGCAGGATTCCAAGGAATTTTAGATGGTAAATATGACCATATCCCTGAAATGGCATTCTATATGGTTGGTGGAATTGATGAGGTTTTAGCAAAAGCTGAGAAAATGAAATAA
- a CDS encoding MotA/TolQ/ExbB proton channel family protein: MISTLLNYLANSSAITYIVLALLSVYTIVVFWIFFYRNNALNRLIANEKRSLEILTTSQSKFSPLSLLTQCSNGTASKEILHACEINIIKDASNGVSWLAIISSTSPFIGLFGTVVGILESFAKFANQSKVAFSIIAPAISEALVATAAGIFVAIFAYTFHQIISRKIYELNIYLKAQSEIIVAKG, encoded by the coding sequence ATGATTTCTACATTACTAAATTATTTGGCAAATAGTAGCGCTATAACTTATATAGTTTTAGCGCTATTGTCAGTTTATACGATAGTTGTTTTTTGGATTTTCTTTTATAGAAATAATGCATTAAACCGATTAATAGCAAATGAAAAAAGATCTTTAGAAATTTTAACAACAAGCCAATCAAAATTTTCTCCACTTTCACTTTTAACACAGTGTTCAAATGGAACTGCTTCAAAAGAAATTTTACATGCTTGTGAGATAAATATTATAAAAGATGCAAGTAATGGTGTATCTTGGTTAGCTATTATCTCATCAACTTCTCCATTTATAGGTCTTTTTGGAACAGTTGTTGGAATATTAGAGTCATTTGCAAAATTTGCAAATCAATCAAAAGTTGCGTTTTCAATTATAGCTCCAGCTATTAGTGAAGCATTAGTAGCAACTGCTGCAGGTATTTTTGTTGCAATATTTGCTTATACATTCCACCAAATTATTTCAAGAAAAATATATGAATTAAATATCTATTTAAAAGCTCAATCTGAAATAATAGTAGCTAAAGGGTAA
- a CDS encoding energy transducer TonB — protein MYYIFSPIKESINITPSSTTIELDMIEEIAEKKMVERKTEKIVKEEVVEKSTSASNEKKPDLKSLFANVKETSNKVVKEEVNNVEKSIDPKRFKSKFEKEKKSSNIKIDKLLEDEKTATDSKLKSSAKGDKSDDYASKIYEILQAGAPISQDTKVLAKVIIMVDENGKFDYKIQKASSDEGYNEALKSYLDTQRGVPYPIPPNGKGVRYSVDFKFEG, from the coding sequence ATGTACTATATATTTTCTCCAATCAAGGAGAGTATTAACATAACTCCAAGCTCAACTACCATAGAACTTGATATGATAGAAGAGATAGCAGAGAAAAAAATGGTTGAAAGAAAAACAGAAAAGATTGTAAAAGAAGAAGTTGTTGAAAAATCTACTTCAGCTTCAAATGAAAAAAAACCAGACTTAAAATCTTTATTTGCAAATGTTAAAGAGACATCTAATAAAGTTGTAAAAGAAGAGGTTAATAATGTTGAAAAATCTATTGATCCTAAAAGATTTAAGTCTAAATTTGAAAAAGAGAAAAAATCATCAAACATAAAAATTGATAAATTATTAGAAGATGAAAAAACAGCAACAGATTCAAAGCTTAAAAGCTCTGCAAAAGGAGATAAAAGTGATGATTATGCAAGTAAAATTTATGAAATTTTACAAGCTGGTGCTCCAATATCTCAAGATACAAAAGTTTTAGCAAAAGTAATAATAATGGTTGATGAAAATGGAAAATTTGATTATAAAATACAAAAAGCATCTAGTGATGAGGGTTATAATGAGGCTCTAAAATCATATTTAGATACGCAAAGAGGAGTTCCATATCCAATTCCACCAAATGGAAAAGGTGTTAGATACTCAGTTGATTTTAAATTTGAAGGATAA
- the fabD gene encoding ACP S-malonyltransferase, translating to MKKVAFIFPGQGSQTIGMGRDFFENSDTAKEMIKKASERLNIDFEKLLFEENENLGKTEFTQPAILLVSSIALAVFKEKCNIEPEFVLGHSLGEFSALVAAGAIDYLDAIELVNKRGTFMTEACSGGGAGMMALLGLDDEKVEAMCKEQREAGKKVWPANYNMDGQLVLAGLKADLESLVDTFKAAGAKRALVLDMSVASHCELLQSAVENLKPYLFEYLNDEFLDVVSNVSAEVYNTKDEAIELLSSQLISPVKYKQSIKAHDSKVDLYIEFGNGAVLKGLNKKSSEKPTLNVSDMKTLNETIEVLND from the coding sequence ATGAAAAAAGTTGCTTTTATATTCCCTGGACAAGGAAGTCAAACGATTGGTATGGGAAGAGATTTTTTTGAAAATAGTGATACTGCAAAAGAGATGATAAAAAAAGCAAGTGAAAGATTAAATATAGATTTTGAAAAACTTCTATTTGAAGAGAACGAAAATCTAGGAAAAACAGAGTTCACTCAACCTGCTATTTTACTAGTTAGTTCAATTGCTCTTGCAGTTTTTAAAGAAAAATGTAATATAGAACCTGAGTTTGTTTTAGGTCACTCTTTAGGAGAATTTTCAGCTTTAGTTGCTGCTGGTGCAATTGATTATTTAGATGCAATTGAGCTTGTAAATAAAAGAGGTACTTTTATGACTGAAGCTTGCAGTGGTGGTGGTGCTGGAATGATGGCACTATTAGGTTTAGATGATGAAAAAGTTGAAGCTATGTGTAAAGAGCAAAGAGAAGCTGGGAAAAAAGTTTGGCCAGCTAACTACAACATGGATGGACAATTGGTTCTTGCTGGTTTAAAGGCTGATTTAGAGTCTTTAGTTGATACTTTTAAAGCTGCTGGTGCAAAAAGAGCATTAGTTTTAGATATGAGTGTTGCAAGTCATTGTGAACTACTTCAAAGTGCTGTTGAAAATCTAAAACCTTATTTATTTGAGTACTTAAATGATGAGTTTTTAGATGTTGTTTCAAATGTAAGTGCTGAAGTTTATAATACTAAAGATGAGGCAATTGAACTATTATCTTCTCAATTAATTAGTCCTGTAAAATATAAACAATCAATCAAAGCTCATGATAGTAAAGTTGATTTATATATTGAGTTTGGAAATGGGGCTGTTTTAAAAGGTTTAAATAAAAAAAGCTCTGAAAAACCAACTTTAAATGTATCTGATATGAAAACTTTAAATGAAACAATAGAGGTTTTAAATGACTAA
- a CDS encoding tetratricopeptide repeat protein gives MKKIIPLLFVITSLTVAEEVSVYGASNQDSSYGLSATEKHILKNQSNISNLSSKLEEINSLVKSINGRLEGLESTYEGDSKKLNDLSLKLNQSSDLASNEQASNVNQSDLNSLKAALTKLTTMVNKINAEYVSSTELEKNMQQFITREEFEAVKKAMGIKTPQGTAKTTVESKEKLVDTTTSNISSVELKTADDKIKFMADAKKDYDAKIYNSAIPKFEKLIEINYKPAENNYYLGDMLFKRKKYDQAIVHFKKSAMLNDKASYMPTLLLNSAISFENTKDKENAKNFYSTLIELYPNSQEAKTAKTNLNKL, from the coding sequence ATGAAAAAAATTATACCTTTATTATTCGTAATAACTTCATTAACCGTAGCCGAAGAGGTTTCGGTTTATGGAGCATCTAACCAAGATAGCTCATATGGATTATCTGCAACTGAAAAACATATACTAAAAAATCAATCAAATATAAGTAATTTATCTTCTAAACTTGAAGAAATTAATAGTTTAGTAAAATCTATTAATGGTAGATTAGAGGGCTTAGAGTCTACATATGAAGGTGATTCAAAAAAATTAAATGATTTATCTTTAAAATTAAATCAATCTTCAGATTTAGCTTCTAACGAGCAAGCGTCAAATGTAAATCAATCAGATTTAAATAGTTTAAAGGCAGCTCTTACAAAATTAACAACTATGGTTAATAAAATAAATGCAGAATATGTTTCATCGACAGAATTAGAAAAAAATATGCAACAATTTATTACTAGAGAAGAGTTTGAAGCAGTTAAAAAAGCTATGGGAATTAAAACTCCACAAGGTACTGCTAAAACAACAGTTGAATCAAAAGAAAAATTAGTTGATACAACTACTTCAAATATTAGTTCTGTTGAGCTTAAGACTGCAGATGATAAAATAAAATTTATGGCAGATGCCAAAAAAGATTATGATGCAAAAATTTACAATAGTGCTATTCCAAAGTTTGAAAAACTAATTGAAATAAACTATAAGCCTGCTGAAAATAACTACTATTTAGGTGATATGTTATTTAAAAGAAAAAAATATGATCAAGCTATCGTTCACTTTAAAAAGTCTGCAATGCTTAATGATAAAGCTTCTTATATGCCAACATTATTGCTAAATAGTGCTATTTCATTTGAAAATACTAAAGATAAAGAAAATGCTAAAAACTTTTATAGTACTTTAATAGAACTTTATCCAAATAGTCAAGAAGCTAAAACCGCTAAAACAAATTTAAATAAATTATAA